The following nucleotide sequence is from Leptolyngbya sp. SIO1E4.
CTTAAGTTTGAACTACTTTCAACAGTTAGGGTTGGTTATTTTACCTCAGGCTGTGCGCACCTCAGTCCCCCCGACGGTGGGGTTTCTAGTACAGGTCATTAAGGGAACTTCCCTGGCTTCAGCCATTGGCTTTATCGAACTTGCTCGCTCTGCGACCAATATTACCAATGTCACTTTTGAGCCTTTTCTGGTTTACTTGTCAACGGCGATCATTTATTTCTTAATCTGTTTTCCAATTTCCATCTTGAGCCGTCGTTTAGAAAAACGATTAGCCTATGATTAATTCTGAAGAGAATCCTAAGAAATCTTTTTCCGTAATCGTGAAAGCTGACAGAAGGTTATCTTCAGTTGATAGTTGAGTCTTGTTGATGTTACCCACCTCAAGGTTCAAAGAACTTTGTTCTAGAGAATAACTGTGATGGCAGCAAAGGCTTCATCAGGGGAAATCAACGGCTCAAATCATGTGAGTGTGAGGAATTTTAAATGCGACTTTCGATGCCCAAAAGATGGTTCCAGACAATCGCGATCGCCTGTATTGCCTGTCTCTTTTCCCTGGTGGCAGTATCCTGCACGGGCGGTGGCTCTGCCCCTGATGCAGTAGCCCAAAATACCACCGAAACCAGCAGCTTAGATGCCATCATTGAGGCTGGTACCATTCAAATTGCAGTGCCTCAAGACTTTGCCCCGTTTGGGTCGGTTGACGCCAACGGTGAACTCGAAGGCTATGACATTGATGTGGCCAAGCTACTTGCTGAAGACCTGGGTGTTGACCTCGAACTGGTGCCTGTCACGAGCGATAATCGCATTCCATTTCTACAGACAGGCAAAGTAGATCTGGTCATTTCTAGTATGGGAGCCAACCCAGAGCGGGCTAAGTCTGTCTTTTTCTCTATTCCCTATGCACCTTTCTTTTCTGGGATATATGGTTCAACGGAGATCACGGGCGTTGAAAGTTTTGAAGACTTAAGTGGCTACACTATCGGTGTCACTCAGGGCACTTTAGAGGACTTGGAACTCACTGATTCTGCACCTGAAGGTTTAAATATCGAGCGATTTGCGGACAATAGCCTCACGGCATCAGCCCTCATTTCAGATCAGGTGGAGCTGATCGCAACTGGCAATGTTGTCGCATCTGAACTGGCAAAAAACAACCCAGATAAAGCGATCGAAGGTAAGTTCATCATCAAAGAGTCCCCCGCTCATATTGGGATTCGACGCGGTGAAGTTGACCTATTGCAGTGGGTGAATACGTTCGTCTACCACAAACGACTCGGGGGCGAATTAAATGCCTTTTCTGAAACCTGGTTAGGAGAACCCTTACCACTGCTACCCGCCTTCTAGACGGTATGTGCAGGGTGTTGATATCAACGCTGTCTGTGTAGACATGATTGAGTTTAAGGGGTGTGCCATGGCCATGACACACCCCTTAACTGTTCTGCATTCAACAACAACGGCCACTTGAACCTCGAAACCATTGGCCCCCCTTGAAAAAATCGCCGAGGACTGGTCGAACGGCGTAAACGCGGGAGACCCCGTCTAATTTCCCCTAATTCCGCTCGGCAAAAGGGAAGAGCTGGGTTTCCCCCCATGCTTTGGCGCAGCCTGCCCGGAGGGCTTATTACACCTGAAGTGCTGGTTAGGACAATCGGATTTCCTGGAATCCTTATGCAGCAAGGTTTTGCTTTCTGCCTTCTGCTTTCTACCTTTTGCGATAGGAGGGATTAAGAGAGATCATGCAGCACTGAGATGGGCCAAACCGAAATGTGTATCAGCAATAGGGTGGGGTGGGGATGTTCAAGAAGATCAAGCTAGAGCATCTGTTCCGCGATGCCTGAGCCGGGCGCCTTCACCCAGTGAATTCTGCTCTGATGCACGAGGTTGTCGTTAAGCTCGGATTAGACTCAATCTAGATGAGCAATTACGACGAGAGCAACTGTCTAATTTTATTTGATCAATGCAGCAGAAAATCTCTTTTTATTCCTTGGGGATAGATCAAAGAGACTCTTTTTGAATCAAATTAAATTAGAAAGATATCAAAAAATATTGGAAGGTGTGTCACTGTTTTGCGTGTCACACCTTTTTTATTTACTTGCCAAACGGGCCCCTTACGGTTGTCAATTAATAATATCCCTGCCAAAGATCTGTTTAGATTAGTATCAAAATACGGAATCACAGATTTTAAAACCTTGTTTCCTTAGGGCATCTAGTGTATTCTAGCCAACCCAACTTTCTAATTATTCTCAGTATTCTTTGTAGCAGCAAATCACCTAAATCCATATGGAGGTCTGGACAAATGGCTAATCCATACATTCCTAGCGATATTACAACATCTCCTATTATGGGTGAACCCACCAGAATTGATCAGATAGCGAATCGGCTCAAAGAGAGGGTGCGCAACAATATCATCACCTTCCTCAAAAAAGAGTTTTCAATTTCTGCACTTGATCTGTTTAGCAGTGGTCAAAAAGGGCTGCAAGCGCGCCCCCCCTTTTCTTTAGAAACTGCAGAGTTGCTGCTTAAAATTGCTGTTTCTCTGATTGATTTTAACGGCAGGCGCTTATGCTCAAAAGCAGATGCCCAGAGGTTTACGCCTCTAGCTAGCACCTATCCTAAAGAATTACAGTATCTCTGGATTTTACTACAGCAAAATGGACTGGGTGTAGCTTTATTAAATGTGGGTACTGTAATGTTTATCAAGGCTTGCCAGCCAGATATTCTGCCTCGAGAACGGGTGCCTCGCCATGCAGTTGTTACTCAACCTGGGGGTAAGCAAGCGATTCGAGAGGGAGATTATGATCACCCCCTGATTCATTATTTTGTTCCTTACCCGATTCCTGAATGGCATGACTTC
It contains:
- a CDS encoding transporter substrate-binding domain-containing protein, which produces MRLSMPKRWFQTIAIACIACLFSLVAVSCTGGGSAPDAVAQNTTETSSLDAIIEAGTIQIAVPQDFAPFGSVDANGELEGYDIDVAKLLAEDLGVDLELVPVTSDNRIPFLQTGKVDLVISSMGANPERAKSVFFSIPYAPFFSGIYGSTEITGVESFEDLSGYTIGVTQGTLEDLELTDSAPEGLNIERFADNSLTASALISDQVELIATGNVVASELAKNNPDKAIEGKFIIKESPAHIGIRRGEVDLLQWVNTFVYHKRLGGELNAFSETWLGEPLPLLPAF